Within the Chloroflexota bacterium genome, the region ACCGTGCTCACCGGCTTCTGGTTCAAGCCGGCCTGGCTCTGGATGGACGATGCGCCCGCCCCGCTCGATGCGCTGTACGAAATGGCCGGCGTGCCCGGCGACCTGGCCGCACAGGTGCAGGCTGCCCTGCGCAAGGGACTCCAGCCGGACGCCTGATCACCGCGCATGCGACAACATCTCTTCACTGCGTTCAAAATCATCATCAGCGTCGGGCTGCTCGGCTTTCTGGTCTGGCGCGTCGGGCTCGCCGAACTCGCCGCCATCGCCGCCTCGACCGACTATCGCTTCCTGCTGGCGGCCATCGTGTTGTGGACCGGCTCGGTCATCTTCAGCGTCTGGAAGTGGGACGTCATGCTGAAGGCGCAGGGCATCCAGGTCCCGTTCCGCGCCCTGATGGCGCACTACTACATCGGCCTCTTCTTCAACAACTTTCTGCCGATGGTCGGGCAGGACGTGGTGCGCGGCTACGGCATCGCGCGCTACACCGAGCGCGCGCACGAAGTGGCCATATCGGTGCTGGTCGACCGGCTGGTCGGGCTGATCGCCTTCATCGTCGGCGGCGCGGCTATGAGCGTTGTCATTGTCACGGTGTACGGCCGCACCGACATGACGCAGTTTGCCGTCATCACCTGCGTGATCGCGGCGGGCGTGCTGGCGGCGTTTGCCATGCTGCTGAGCCGCCGCCTGCGCGGGCTGGCCGAGGTCCTGTTTCACCTGCCGCTGCTCAAGATCATGCTACCGACCTACCAGAAACTGTCGGAGGCATTCCTGCCCTACCGGAACAATCTCGGCGTGCTGGTTTTCGGCTGGGTGCTGGCCACGCTTTCGATGGTGGACACGCACTTCGTCAACTGGCTCGTCAGTTTCGCCGTCAAGGCCGACGTCGGGCTGGAGTACGTCTTTCTTTTCAATGCCCTGGTCGTGTTCGCGCCGCTGATCATCCCGTCGCTCGGCGGGCTCGGCGTGACGCAGGGCGCGTTCGTCGTCCTGTACGCCACGCTCGGCAAGGCGACCACCGACGAGCACGCCTTCGCCATGGGCCTGATGATGCAAGTCGTGGTCATCCTCTCCTCCCTGCCAGGCGCGCTCGTCTGGCTCCAACAGCGCGACCGCAAGGGCGCGTAGGCCGCCATCGCCGGAAAGCGCCGGCCACTCCCATGCTGCTCGCCATCGACCTCGGCACCGCCGCCCTGAAAGCCGGTCTGTTCGACGCGGACGGCCACCCGCGCCGTGTCGTGCGCCACGCCTACCCGCTGCAGCGCACCGCCGACGGCGGCGCGGAACAGCACGCCGCCGATTGGTGGAGCGCGCTATGCGACGCCACCGCCGAGCTGTTTGCGCACGACCGCCCCGGGGACGTTACGGCGGTTTGCGTCATCGGCCAGGGCCCCACGCTGGTCATCTGCGATGACGACCTGCGCGACCGCGCCCCCGCCCTGACCTGGGCTGATACGCGCGACCATGCGGAGCGTCGCCGCCTGTCGGCCATGCTGGGCTACGACGTCTCGACCTATGCGCTGCTGCCGCGCATCTCGTGGCTGGCGCAGGCGCAACCGGCCGCCTTCGGGCCCGGCGCGCATGTCATGCAGGCGTACGATTTCATCGCCGCACGCCTCGCGGGGGGACCGTTCGCATCGCAGTTCGGCGCGTGGCCGCCGTTCTCCACGGATGAGTTCGCGCGCGCCGGCCTGGATCCTGCCTGGATTCCGCCGGTGCACACGATGGGCACGGTGGTTGGCGTCACGCGCGGCGCGTGGCACGCGCAGTCCCATCTGCCGGCGGGCATCCCGGTCATCGCCGGCGTGTACGACTCCGTCTCGACGACGATCGGCGCGGCGCTCGTTGAGCGCGGACGCGCCTGCGACTTCGGCGGCGGCTCCGGCGGCTTCGGCGTCGTCTGCGACGCGCCGCTGTCCGGCCCCGGCGTCGGCGCGTGGCCCGGCGTGGTGGACGGCCAGCACCTGATTGGCGGCGCGACCGCCAGCGCGGGGCTGACCATGGACTGGTTCGCGCGCACCTTTGGCGGCCGTGAAGAGTTTCGCAGCACGCTGGCGCAGGCTGCCGACGTGCCGTCCGGCGCCGAGGGGCTGATCTTCCTGCCATACCTCGCCGGCGAGCGCGCGCCGCTTTGGGACGATGAGCTGCGCGGCGCGTTCGTCGGGCTGGCGCTGCATCACCGGCGTCCGCACCTGGCGCGCGCCGTGTGCGAAGGCATCGCCTGCGGACTGCGGCACATCGCGCAGATCGTCGCGGCAGCCGGCGGCCATACGGAGGAACTGCGCGTCTGCGGCGGCACCGCACGTTACGAACTGCTCAATCAGATCAAGGCCGACGTGCTCGGCGTGCCGGTACTGGTGCCGCGCGTGGTCGACGCCTCCCTGCTTGGCGCGGCGATCATCGCGGCGGTCGGCACCGGCCGCTACGCCGACTACGCCAGCGCGGCCGAGCGCATGGTCCATATCGAGCGCGGGCTCAGGCCGGACGAACGGGCACACACCGTGCACGACGCCCAGTTCGATGAGTTCCTGCGCCTGACGGCGCTGCGCATTCGGTAGCGTCTACTTCCCATGACCCGGTCGCTTTCCACCGCCAGCCTCAACCAACGCCGCGAGGCGCGCTACCGCCGCAAAATGAACCTGCGCGTCAAGACGCCAGACGAGGCCGTGGCGTGGATCAACGAGGCCGGCTTCTCGTTCCTCTTTCCGATCCAGAACGTCGAAATGCCGTCGCTGTGGGATGCCATCGCCGGGCGGGTCAAGGAAGTCACAAGCGAGCATCACGGCTACGAGATCGAGCGCACCTGGGGCTGGAAAGACGCGTTGATGGACAAGCAGCGCTGGTATTACGGCAAGTTGCTGCGCGTCAAGGCGACGATTGTCGCGCTCGATTTCCTGCCGAACTTCTACGCGCTCAGCGAGAACTACGGGGACTACCAGCACGACTATCTCGAAGTCTACCGCGACGGGCGACTCTCGGCGGAGGCCAAAACGATATACGAGGCGTTGCTCGCGCACGGCGCGCTGGACACGGTGCGCCTGCGCAAGGAAGCGCATATGGCCGCCGAGAGCAGCAAAGCGCGCTTCGAGCGCGCGCTGACCGAGTTGCAGACCGATCTCAAAATCCTGCCGGTCGGCATCGCGGAGGCGGGTGCGTGGCGCTACGCGTTCGTGTACGAGGTGTTGCCGCGCTGGCTGCCCGGCGTGCCGCTCGCCGCGCAGTCGATCGGCCGCGCCGATGCGCGGCGAGCGATCCTGCACCGCTATCTGCAGAACGTGATCTATGCTGCGCCGAAGGCCGCCGCGCGGGTGTTCGGCTGGTCGCCGGCCGACACGCTCAAGGCGGCCGAGTCGCTGGCCGCCGACGGGCTGATCCAGCTCGATGCAGCCATCAATGGCATCGCCGAACCGCAGATCGTAGCGGCGTAGGCTTCAACTCGCCGCCGGCATGTTCCACGCCACGACGAGCATCCACAGCATAACCGCCAGCGCGAGCAGGCGCTCGGCCAGGCCGAACAGCGGCCAGTGTGCGGCCCACACGAGCGCAGCAAACACCAGCGCGGCCAGCGCGAAGAGCGCCAGCGCGCGCAGCAGGCCACCAATTGGCGGCCAGCGCGGGTCGCGCGGGATGATTGGCGTCAGCACGCCGGTCGCCACAGTCATGGCAGTAAACGCGACGATCGCGGACGCGCGGTGCGCCCACCCGCCAGGCGACAGCGGCAGTTCGATCGTCGGCACGTCGGGCGGGATGAGCGCGGTGATGCCAAATCCGATCGCGGTCACGATCAGCAGCGCCTGACTCCAACGCGTGGCGCCCGACACCGCCAGCACACGCGGCAACCGGTGCGCGAACAGGGCCAAGGTCAACGCCGCCACGAGTATCGCCGCGCGTGCGATCAGGCTGTAATCGCCGTTCAGGTACTGGCTGATCGTGCGCGCCAACGGGTCAATATCGGGACGCAGGACGTGCAGCAGCGCGATAGCGCCGCCCGCAAACAGTAGCAGCGCCGCCAGCGGAACCGAGAGCCGGTTTCGAATTGATGTCACAGTTGTCTCCTCACGAGGAATAGATTGGAACCGGCGCGCCCGCGAGACCCGACGCCGAAACGCGCGAGGCTGCCCGGCGCGCCATACCGCTATTGTAGCGGGTGCAGCGTCTCAAGGCAACGCATGCGTGAGCGAAATTATGGTAGAGTAGGCGCCGGCCACATGAAATTCGTGTTACAATGGGGTCGGTTGACGAAACGCGCACGGCACCCTGGGGAGGGAAAGATGACTGCCGAATCTGCGAGCCGCCACGGCTACCTGTTGCTGGCGGACATTTCCGGCTACACGTCGTATGTGGCCGGCACCGAACTCGACCACGCCCAGCAAATCTTGAGCGATTTGCTGGAAACCATCATCGAGAAACTGACCTCGGTGCTGACGCTCTCCAAGCTGGAAGGCGACGCCGTCTTTTGCTACACACCGGAGAGCCACGTCCAGCGCGGCGAAACGGTGCTGGAAGTCGTCGAGAGCGCGTACTACGCCTTTCGCGACCGTGCCGTATCCATGCGCCGCAGCACGACCTGCACCTGCAAGGCGTGCAGCGCCATCCCGACGCTCGACCTCAAGTTCATTGCCCATCACGGCGACTTCATCCTTCAGAGCGTAGCGAACCGGATTGAACTGATCGGTTCGGACGTCAATCTCGTCCATCGTCTGCTGAAGAACCATGTCGCGGAGGCCACCGGCTGGCGCGGCTACGCGCTTTTCACCGAGCGCTGTCTTGAGCACATGGGCACGCGCCCCGACGAACTGCGCTCGGCGATCGAAAACTACGAGCACCTCGGCGACGTGCAGACCCACTGCATGGATCTGCACCCCATGTACGAGCGGATGCTTGCCCAGCGACGCGTGCAGGTCACGCCGCAAGAAGCGCTCTACACCTATGTCGGCGAGTTCGACGCGCCGCCGCCCGTGGTATGGGACTGGCTCAATGACGTGCAATGCCGCGGGCAGTGGATGCCCTATGGCTTGTGGAGCGCATTCCTGCGGCCCGGCGGCCGGCGCGGCGCGCCGGGCGCGCGCAACCATTGCGCGCACGGCAAGGGCGTGATGGTCGAAACGGTGCTCGACTGGCGCCCGTTTGAGTACGTCACCGTCGAGGCCATCGACCTCGGCAAGACGATGCGCCGCACGATCCATTTTGAGCCGCTCGATGGCGGCACACGCACGCGCACGACGCATTTCGTCACGGCGGCGAAGCTGCCGTTGCCGCGCCTGATTATGAAGCCGCTCTTTGCCCGCGCCATGGAGACGGAGCTCAAATACACCGAGTCATTTCAGGCCGCCGCGGCGATGCTTAAGGAAACCTACAAGCCGGACGGCCCCGCCGCGTAACCAGCCGCATCCGCCGGCGCGCCGCGACTGCCCGCGCGGTCACCGTCGCTCGTTCAGACCCGAAGGGTTTCTGGCGTGTTGTTCGTGGTGGGGGCGTTCCCGCAAAACCATTCGGGTCTGCGCCATCATTCAACCCGGTCCGGCCAGCACCGGACCACTATGCGAGACGCAATCCTCCGAAAGTCACCTGCTGTACCCGAGCCGCAAAGTAGTTGCAGTCCGTCAATGCCGTTGCTATAATCGCTGGGATAGGTGATTCCCACGCGAAAGGCGACTGAATGAACTTCCTCTCCCATCTCGAATGTCCCAAGTGCAAGACTCGGCACGACGCGCACAAGCCGCAGAATCTGTGTGTCAATTGCGCCGCGCCGCTGCTCGTCCGCTACCGGCTCGACGAGGCGAAGCACGCGCTGGCGCGCGACATTGTGCGCGACCGCCCCCGCTCGATGTGGCGGTATAAGGAGCTCCTGCCGGTGCAGAACGACCGCAACATCGTGTCGCTCGGCGAGGGCTTCACGCCGATGCTGCCCGCCGCCGGCACCGGCAAGGCGATCGGGCTGGCGCATCTGATCATCAAGGACGAGGGACTGAACCCGACCGGCACATTCAAGGCGCGCGGCGCCAGCGCCGGCGTCTCGCGCGCGAAGGAGCTCGGCATCCCGGAAGTCGCCATGCCGACGGCGGGCAACGCCGGCGGCGCATGGGCCGCGTACTGCGCGGCGGCCGGCATCAAGGCGCACATCGCCATGCCGCAGGACGCGCCGGAGATCAACAAGCTGGAGTGCCAGATCTATGGCGCGGACCTGACGCTCGTCAACGGGCTGATCAGCGATGCCGGCAAGTTGATCGCGCAGGGCGTCAAAGAGCATGGCTGGTTCGACACGGCGACGCTGAAGGAGCCTTACCGGATCGAAGGCAAGAAGACGATGGGCTACGAGATCGCGGAGCAGTTGGGCTGGCGCTTGCCCGATGTGGTCATCTACCCGGCGGGCGGCGGCGTCGGCATCATCGGCATCTGGAAAGCGTTCGGCGAGCTGGTCACGCTCGGCTGGGTATCACCGAAACCGGTGCGTTTCGTGGTCGCGCAGGCGGCCGGCTGCGCGCCGCTGGTGAAGGCATTCAAAGAGCACCGCGCCGACTCGGAGTTTTGGAACGGCGCGGACACGCTCGCTTCGGGGTTGCGAGTGCCGAAAGCGCTCGGCGACTTCCTCGTCCTGCAGGCGCTGGCCGAGAGCGACGGCACCGCGATCGAGGCAACCGACCCGGAGATGCTGTCGGCGATGAAGCTGGTCGCTCGCGCCGATGGCATGTTCATCTGCCCGGAAGGCGCCGCGACCATCGTCGCCGCGCAGAAGCTGCGCCAGTCGGGCTGGCTGAAAACCGGCGAAGAGGTCGTGCTGATCAACACCGGCGCCGGCCTGAAATACCCTGAGGCCACGCGCGACGCCGTGAAAGCCTGACAGATCACGCTCGTTCAGTCTGCAGACAGATAATCAAAGCCCCGCGAGGCCAACAAACCTCGCGGGGTTTTCCTGTCATGTAGTGAAGAGCCATTCCAACCGCTAACGGAAAGACGGAATTGGCGACTCCAGATTATTTATACTGTTTCACTTTGCTCATGCCCTCATGTTTGTTACGCGAATACTGGATTTGCCCCCTCATCCCCTGCCCCTTCTCCCCCACAAACCGGGGAGAAGGGATACTCCTGCGGTACACACTCTGTTCGTTCGCAACGGCAAATTGAGAATTGCTGCCAGCGACCCCCTGCAGTTGCAGAATCCGAAATGTCGCTCTACAATCTGCCGGTCTGTCAATCCGCGACACGGAAGGACGGTCGCGTGCCAATCGACCGTCGCCGTTGCGGGAATCAATTACCCAGGGAGGGTAACGATGGCGATGATGAAAGCCGTGCGCATCCGAGAGTATGGTCAATCGAGCGTGCTGCACTATGAGGACGCGCCGCTTCCCAGCGTGCGCGAGGGCGACGTGCTGGTGCGCGTGCATGCGACCAGCGTCAATCCGTTCGACTGGAAAGTGCGCGCGGGATATCTGAAGGAATACATTCCGCTCACGCTGCCCACCGTCGTGGGTTGGGACTTCTCGGGCATCGTCGAGGCCGTCAGCGCCGGCGTCACGACGCACAAGGTCGGCGACGAGGTCTACGGGCTGGGCGATGTGATGCGCGACGGCGCCAGCGCGGAGTATATCGCCGTGAACGCGGCCCGCGCGACGCCGAAGCCGAAGTCGTTGAGCCACGCCCATGCAGCGGCAGTCCCGTTGGCCGCGCTCGCGGCCTGGCAGGCGCTCTTCGAGCATGCGGACGTGAGGGCAGGCGCGCGTGTGCTGGTGCACGCCGCCGCGGGTGGTGTCGGCAGTTTTGCGGTGCAGTTGGCAAAGTGGAAGGGCGCGTACGTTTTCGGGACGGCCTCCACACGCAATCAGGAGCTGCTGCGCTCGCTGGGCGTGGACATGCCCATCGACTACACGACCACCCGGTTCGAGGATGTCGCGCGCGACATCGATGTGGCCGTGGACACGGTCGGCGGCGACTACGAAGAACGCACGGCGCGCATCTTGAAGCCGGGCGGGATGCTCGTCTCCATTATTAGCCCGACCGCCGTCCCGATCGCCGAGGCGTTCGGCGCGCGCGGCAAGTTCTTCGGCGCGCAGAGCAATCACTCGCACCTATCCGAGATCGGCGCGCTGCTCGATGCACAGACGATCAAGCCGGTCATTGACCGCCTCCTGCCGCTGAAAGAAGCGGGCGCCGCGCACGATCTCGTGGCCGGCGGCCATACGCGCGGCAAGGTCGTGCTGCAGGTCGTGGCGTAGGGTTCACTGCCGAAAAAGGGAGGAGCCGACCGGTCTGGTGACCGGTCGGCTCTTTTTCATACACGCCGCCCGCGCCATGCGGAGCGCGGTTGGCTAGCCTTCGTGGTCCAGGACGAGTTCCCCCACCGCTCCGGGCGGCACGCCGTGCGCCGGGTCGTGCCCGACGCCTTCCAGGAAGTTCTTCCTCATCCACACGTCGTGCGGGTCCGTCGACTTCATGAAAGCTTCCATCGCCTCGGGCAGGTTGTCCGCCTCAAGGTAGACGACGAGGACGTGCTTGCCGTTGACCTCGTGGAGCCACGCCTTCTCCCGCTTGTAGCCATGCTTGGTGCGCGTGCGGTGATGATGGTGCTTCTGCTCCTCGCGCGTTTCCTTGCCCCATTGCCGCAAGTGGTCCACCTTGTCTTCTGCGACCGGAACCAGCATTGAGATAGATGCCACGACTCCCTCCCCTTAAAGTGAAATTTGCCGTGCCACGGCAAGTTTAGTGAATGTATCAGCCCGTGGAATCTTTGTCAAACGCCCGTTTACCAGGCTCGGGAAGCCACTGCGCGGAGTGATGGTCAGTGCGGCGACACATCGCTAACGCGCACGCCGAGACGTTTGGCCAGTCCTTCTTTGCCCCAGCGCATGACGACGTTATGGTTGTAAACGAACGCCGGCTTCAGCAGCGGTGCAAACGTGTTCATCCACGGTACATTGGTGCGCACCGTCCAATCGTATTGCAGCAGCGTCCCCGCGCCGTCGCGCGTGAACGTCCAGAGGCCGGTGCCTTCGAGTTCGCCGCGCGCCTGTCCCTCAATGATATGTAGCGGCTCGATGCGG harbors:
- a CDS encoding flippase-like domain-containing protein, with the protein product MRQHLFTAFKIIISVGLLGFLVWRVGLAELAAIAASTDYRFLLAAIVLWTGSVIFSVWKWDVMLKAQGIQVPFRALMAHYYIGLFFNNFLPMVGQDVVRGYGIARYTERAHEVAISVLVDRLVGLIAFIVGGAAMSVVIVTVYGRTDMTQFAVITCVIAAGVLAAFAMLLSRRLRGLAEVLFHLPLLKIMLPTYQKLSEAFLPYRNNLGVLVFGWVLATLSMVDTHFVNWLVSFAVKADVGLEYVFLFNALVVFAPLIIPSLGGLGVTQGAFVVLYATLGKATTDEHAFAMGLMMQVVVILSSLPGALVWLQQRDRKGA
- a CDS encoding winged helix DNA-binding domain-containing protein, yielding MTRSLSTASLNQRREARYRRKMNLRVKTPDEAVAWINEAGFSFLFPIQNVEMPSLWDAIAGRVKEVTSEHHGYEIERTWGWKDALMDKQRWYYGKLLRVKATIVALDFLPNFYALSENYGDYQHDYLEVYRDGRLSAEAKTIYEALLAHGALDTVRLRKEAHMAAESSKARFERALTELQTDLKILPVGIAEAGAWRYAFVYEVLPRWLPGVPLAAQSIGRADARRAILHRYLQNVIYAAPKAAARVFGWSPADTLKAAESLAADGLIQLDAAINGIAEPQIVAA
- a CDS encoding DUF998 domain-containing protein, whose amino-acid sequence is MTSIRNRLSVPLAALLLFAGGAIALLHVLRPDIDPLARTISQYLNGDYSLIARAAILVAALTLALFAHRLPRVLAVSGATRWSQALLIVTAIGFGITALIPPDVPTIELPLSPGGWAHRASAIVAFTAMTVATGVLTPIIPRDPRWPPIGGLLRALALFALAALVFAALVWAAHWPLFGLAERLLALAVMLWMLVVAWNMPAAS
- a CDS encoding DUF2652 domain-containing protein, with translation MTAESASRHGYLLLADISGYTSYVAGTELDHAQQILSDLLETIIEKLTSVLTLSKLEGDAVFCYTPESHVQRGETVLEVVESAYYAFRDRAVSMRRSTTCTCKACSAIPTLDLKFIAHHGDFILQSVANRIELIGSDVNLVHRLLKNHVAEATGWRGYALFTERCLEHMGTRPDELRSAIENYEHLGDVQTHCMDLHPMYERMLAQRRVQVTPQEALYTYVGEFDAPPPVVWDWLNDVQCRGQWMPYGLWSAFLRPGGRRGAPGARNHCAHGKGVMVETVLDWRPFEYVTVEAIDLGKTMRRTIHFEPLDGGTRTRTTHFVTAAKLPLPRLIMKPLFARAMETELKYTESFQAAAAMLKETYKPDGPAA
- a CDS encoding threonine synthase, with protein sequence MNFLSHLECPKCKTRHDAHKPQNLCVNCAAPLLVRYRLDEAKHALARDIVRDRPRSMWRYKELLPVQNDRNIVSLGEGFTPMLPAAGTGKAIGLAHLIIKDEGLNPTGTFKARGASAGVSRAKELGIPEVAMPTAGNAGGAWAAYCAAAGIKAHIAMPQDAPEINKLECQIYGADLTLVNGLISDAGKLIAQGVKEHGWFDTATLKEPYRIEGKKTMGYEIAEQLGWRLPDVVIYPAGGGVGIIGIWKAFGELVTLGWVSPKPVRFVVAQAAGCAPLVKAFKEHRADSEFWNGADTLASGLRVPKALGDFLVLQALAESDGTAIEATDPEMLSAMKLVARADGMFICPEGAATIVAAQKLRQSGWLKTGEEVVLINTGAGLKYPEATRDAVKA
- a CDS encoding NADP-dependent oxidoreductase; this encodes MKAVRIREYGQSSVLHYEDAPLPSVREGDVLVRVHATSVNPFDWKVRAGYLKEYIPLTLPTVVGWDFSGIVEAVSAGVTTHKVGDEVYGLGDVMRDGASAEYIAVNAARATPKPKSLSHAHAAAVPLAALAAWQALFEHADVRAGARVLVHAAAGGVGSFAVQLAKWKGAYVFGTASTRNQELLRSLGVDMPIDYTTTRFEDVARDIDVAVDTVGGDYEERTARILKPGGMLVSIISPTAVPIAEAFGARGKFFGAQSNHSHLSEIGALLDAQTIKPVIDRLLPLKEAGAAHDLVAGGHTRGKVVLQVVA
- a CDS encoding SRPBCC family protein yields the protein MTDYSFVTRWQIAAPLERVWDVIVDSPNWPQWWRAVARVQMLSEGDPPMFLGRDLRLTWRTQLPYGFTFDIKLTRIEPLHIIEGQARGELEGTGLWTFTRDGAGTLLQYDWTVRTNVPWMNTFAPLLKPAFVYNHNVVMRWGKEGLAKRLGVRVSDVSPH